DNA sequence from the Marinilongibacter aquaticus genome:
AGAATTTATGTGATTCTTTATCGCCAGAATTGCTCACCCCCGCTTTTTGATAGTCGCCTACGCGTTTCTCAAAGAAATTGGTTTTGCCTTGTAGCGAAATCAATTCCATGAAATCGAAAGGATTGCTGGCATTGTATACTTTTTTCAAATTCAATTGTTCCAATAAGTGATCGGCCACAAACTCAATGTATTGGCACATGAGTTCTGAGTTCATTCCGATAAGCGAAACCGGAAGAGCGTCGCTTACAAATTCCTTTTCAATCTCTACCGCATCTTTAATGATCGTATAAATCTGCTCTTCAGGAAGTTTGTTTTGGATATGATCGGTGTACAAAAGACAGGCGAAGTCACGGTGCATGCCTTCATCTCTGGAAATCAATTCGTTTGAGAAAGCCAAACCGGGCATAAGGCCACGCTTTTTCAACCAAAAGATGGAGCAGAATGAACCGGAGAAAAAGATGCCTTCTACGGCAGCAAAGGCAATAAGGCGTTCGATAAAGTTTCCGTTTTCGATCCAACGCATGGCCCACTCGGCTTTTTTCTGTACGCA
Encoded proteins:
- a CDS encoding ribonucleotide-diphosphate reductase subunit beta — protein: MTDKELRKSEPLLIDDPNRFVIFPIKHEDIWQFYKNAEACFWTAEELDLAQDLNDWDNLNDGERHFISHVLAFFAASDGIVNENLAVDFLSAVQFAEAKCFYGFQIAIENIHAEVYSLLIDTYIKDAGERDKLLHAVEHIPCVQKKAEWAMRWIENGNFIERLIAFAAVEGIFFSGSFCSIFWLKKRGLMPGLAFSNELISRDEGMHRDFACLLYTDHIQNKLPEEQIYTIIKDAVEIEKEFVSDALPVSLIGMNSELMCQYIEFVADHLLEQLNLKKVYNASNPFDFMELISLQGKTNFFEKRVGDYQKAGVSNSGDKESHKFSLDEDF